One part of the Candidatus Bathyarchaeota archaeon genome encodes these proteins:
- a CDS encoding tyrosine--tRNA ligase, with amino-acid sequence MDIERKIELICRPPTEEVVTSEDLRALLEKEEHPIAYNGWEPSGLAHLGTGVICAYKMKDFAEAGIHYKAFLATWHAWLNNKLGGDRELIRKAADLFRHSWLALGVPGDKVEFIYSDELYTDIKYWEKTVKIAKELTIARTTRTLEIAGRKEGEAHYVGDYLYTPMQVADIFQLNVKMCQLGLDQRKANMVAREIGEKIGYWKPVCIHHHLLQGLAKPAVWPIPEGQEREAIASAKMSKSKPDTCIFIYDAPEEIKKKMSKAFCPERTVKHNPIMDICRYIIFREKPVFTVERPAKFGGTVSFESFQALEAAYTEGKLHPMDLKNGVAAELGNILEPVRRYFENNKEAKDCLEVVRQAKITR; translated from the coding sequence GTGGATATTGAACGAAAGATTGAGCTTATTTGCAGACCGCCAACCGAAGAAGTAGTAACCTCAGAAGACCTCCGAGCCCTACTTGAAAAAGAAGAACACCCCATCGCCTACAACGGCTGGGAACCCTCAGGACTCGCGCACCTCGGCACAGGCGTCATCTGCGCTTACAAAATGAAAGACTTCGCCGAAGCAGGCATCCACTACAAAGCCTTCCTCGCCACATGGCATGCATGGCTCAACAACAAACTCGGCGGCGACCGCGAACTCATCCGCAAAGCCGCAGACCTCTTCCGCCACAGCTGGCTGGCGTTGGGTGTGCCAGGCGACAAAGTCGAATTCATCTACTCTGACGAACTCTACACTGACATCAAATATTGGGAAAAAACCGTTAAAATCGCAAAGGAACTCACGATTGCCCGCACAACCCGTACACTGGAAATTGCAGGCCGAAAAGAGGGCGAAGCGCACTACGTCGGCGACTACCTCTATACACCGATGCAGGTTGCCGACATTTTCCAGTTAAACGTGAAAATGTGTCAGCTTGGTTTGGATCAACGTAAAGCCAACATGGTTGCAAGGGAAATCGGCGAAAAAATCGGCTACTGGAAACCCGTCTGCATCCATCACCACCTGCTGCAGGGTTTAGCTAAACCTGCTGTTTGGCCAATTCCAGAGGGACAAGAACGCGAAGCCATAGCGTCTGCAAAGATGTCTAAGAGCAAACCTGACACATGCATCTTCATCTATGACGCTCCCGAGGAAATCAAGAAGAAAATGTCCAAAGCCTTCTGCCCCGAGCGAACCGTCAAACATAACCCCATAATGGACATCTGCCGCTACATCATCTTCCGAGAAAAACCCGTTTTCACCGTTGAGCGTCCAGCCAAATTCGGTGGAACCGTCTCTTTCGAGAGTTTTCAAGCGCTAGAAGCAGCATACACCGAGGGGAAGCTGCATCCGATGGACCTCAAAAACGGTGTTGCAGCTGAGTTAGGCAATATCCTTGAACCCGTCCGACGCTACTTCGAAAACAACAAGGAAGCAAAAGACTGCTTAGAAGTGGTTCGTCAAGCAAAAATCACAAGGTAA
- a CDS encoding PQQ-binding-like beta-propeller repeat protein — protein sequence MKKQIFALFFFVILLSSFFVTASAASSSDNWSMFRGDLKHTGYTTTAPAKTNEVVWKFDTGSTIGASPTVVDGKVYIASNAGSIYCLNAKDGSQIWKTSLSFRSIVSSSMAYSEGRLYFGSFNGYVYCLDATDGRTVWSYLTRNSIQSSPAVANGRVYIGSWDGDLYCIDALSGNKVWNYTTGALVDSSPAVVDGRVYFGSADKNVYCLDATTGEKIWSYATDKTIQSSPAVVDGYVYIGSQDSNIYCLNALTGEKVWNSWIESWVDSSPAVANGYVYVGSGVSDTPDKNVYCLNAQTGEKVWSYETYDGIYSSPAVAGGYVYVGGWDGNIYCLNATDGAEIWTYTTQSHINSSPAVSDGIIYIASWDHNVYALGSSQSAGQFVGVDGWVIVVAVVVTAVVLTAVLIVVRRKKQITKH from the coding sequence ATGAAAAAACAAATCTTTGCCCTATTCTTTTTTGTAATTCTCTTATCCTCATTTTTCGTGACTGCATCAGCAGCTTCTTCAAGCGATAATTGGTCGATGTTTCGCGGAGACTTAAAACACACAGGCTACACAACCACCGCGCCAGCAAAAACCAATGAAGTTGTCTGGAAATTCGACACGGGCTCAACCATAGGTGCCTCTCCAACAGTTGTAGATGGAAAAGTCTACATTGCCTCCAACGCGGGCTCAATCTATTGCCTTAACGCAAAGGACGGCTCTCAAATATGGAAAACTAGCTTAAGCTTTAGGTCTATAGTGAGTTCTTCCATGGCATATTCTGAGGGGCGGCTCTACTTTGGCAGCTTTAACGGTTATGTGTACTGTCTTGATGCTACTGACGGTAGAACCGTGTGGTCTTATCTAACCAGAAACAGCATCCAGTCGTCTCCTGCAGTCGCAAACGGCCGTGTTTACATTGGCTCGTGGGATGGAGACCTCTACTGTATAGATGCACTCTCAGGCAACAAGGTTTGGAATTACACCACCGGTGCACTGGTTGATTCTTCTCCTGCAGTTGTGGATGGCAGAGTCTATTTTGGTTCAGCTGACAAAAACGTTTACTGTCTCGATGCAACGACGGGAGAAAAAATTTGGAGTTACGCCACAGATAAAACCATACAATCCTCCCCTGCAGTGGTAGATGGATATGTCTACATAGGTTCACAGGACAGCAACATCTATTGCCTAAACGCTTTGACTGGTGAGAAAGTGTGGAATTCTTGGATAGAGAGTTGGGTTGACTCTTCACCTGCTGTAGCCAACGGGTACGTCTACGTCGGTTCAGGCGTATCGGACACTCCAGATAAAAACGTCTACTGCTTAAACGCGCAGACTGGCGAAAAAGTGTGGAGTTATGAAACCTACGATGGCATCTACTCGTCTCCAGCAGTGGCTGGTGGCTATGTTTATGTTGGCGGTTGGGATGGGAACATTTATTGTCTCAACGCGACTGACGGTGCAGAAATCTGGACCTACACCACTCAGAGCCACATTAACTCTTCTCCTGCCGTCTCCGATGGGATAATTTACATTGCATCATGGGACCATAACGTGTATGCTTTGGGTTCCTCTCAGTCGGCAGGTCAATTTGTGGGTGTTGATGGCTGGGTAATCGTTGTTGCAGTTGTAGTGACTGCGGTTGTTTTGACTGCTGTTTTAATCGTCGTTAGACGCAAAAAGCAAATCACAAAACATTGA
- a CDS encoding toprim domain-containing protein — translation MSTRRKERLEKIEEIIAKLSEEAAKGKPIVVEGKKDADALCELGVSGKVLTVKTGGKSFLQATTEIEAFGACEVILLLDFDRRGKEGTKRLQQNLERDQIKANIRFWRELAALVNRDVQCIESLPAYLATAQQKAA, via the coding sequence TTGTCCACACGTAGAAAAGAAAGATTAGAAAAAATCGAAGAAATCATAGCTAAACTCTCTGAAGAGGCAGCCAAAGGCAAACCCATCGTGGTTGAGGGCAAAAAAGATGCAGATGCACTCTGTGAATTAGGCGTCAGCGGCAAAGTGTTAACCGTGAAGACGGGCGGTAAATCTTTTTTGCAAGCCACCACGGAAATCGAGGCTTTTGGTGCATGCGAGGTTATTTTGCTGTTGGATTTTGACCGCCGTGGCAAAGAAGGAACAAAACGGCTCCAACAAAACCTCGAACGAGATCAAATCAAGGCGAATATACGTTTCTGGCGTGAACTGGCAGCGCTGGTTAACCGTGACGTGCAATGTATCGAGAGTTTGCCAGCTTATCTGGCGACTGCCCAACAGAAGGCTGCATAA
- a CDS encoding alkaline phosphatase family protein, which translates to MKLLFIAIDGMGDLPIKALGNKTTLEAAQTPNLDFLAKNGKTGLMYTVGKGVAPESDVAVISLLGYDPFKYSTGRGVTEAAGIGLKMKDGDLALRCNFATLGQNKKILDRRVGRNLTTEEAAELSKAVNDEVQLTSYPATFEFKNTLGHRAVLLIKSKDKPLCSHITNSDPAYAIINGLGVAQSNPEMVLKTCEPMDNTEAAKVSAGLVNEFIEKSHQLWENHPLNLKRAKEGKLKANVVLTRDAGHLLPKFFNINQHYNVNFACLADMHTERGIAQLAGMESTLLPPPSGNLQADCEYRVKALLEAMPKHDCFYIHLKGPDEPGHDGNYKLKTEIISAIDKYFFGPLLKQTALKDTLICVTSDHATPCELKVHSDTPVAVLIAGGKVVGEGREVKFSERNCAKGSLGTIERGFMLMPKLMEELKK; encoded by the coding sequence GTGAAACTACTCTTCATCGCAATAGACGGCATGGGCGATTTACCCATCAAAGCTTTAGGTAACAAAACAACCCTTGAAGCAGCTCAAACCCCAAACCTTGACTTTTTAGCAAAAAATGGCAAAACAGGGTTAATGTACACTGTGGGAAAAGGTGTCGCCCCAGAAAGCGACGTAGCAGTCATTTCGCTGTTAGGTTACGACCCTTTCAAGTACAGCACAGGTAGAGGCGTAACCGAAGCAGCAGGAATAGGCCTTAAAATGAAAGATGGCGATTTAGCATTGCGATGCAACTTTGCCACTTTGGGGCAGAATAAAAAAATTTTGGATCGCCGCGTCGGCAGAAACCTAACCACCGAAGAAGCCGCAGAACTAAGCAAAGCCGTCAACGATGAAGTTCAATTGACCTCTTATCCTGCGACTTTTGAATTCAAAAACACGCTCGGTCACCGGGCAGTCCTACTCATAAAGAGTAAAGACAAACCACTCTGCAGCCATATAACTAACAGCGACCCCGCTTACGCAATAATCAACGGTTTAGGCGTCGCACAATCTAACCCCGAGATGGTGCTGAAAACCTGTGAACCCATGGATAACACTGAAGCAGCCAAAGTTTCAGCAGGTTTAGTTAACGAGTTCATCGAGAAATCTCACCAACTTTGGGAGAACCACCCTCTAAACCTTAAACGGGCTAAAGAAGGTAAACTAAAAGCAAACGTAGTCTTAACCCGCGATGCTGGGCACCTGTTACCAAAATTCTTCAACATAAATCAGCACTACAACGTTAACTTCGCTTGCCTTGCGGACATGCACACAGAACGAGGGATTGCACAGCTAGCAGGCATGGAGTCCACGCTCCTTCCGCCCCCTTCAGGCAACTTGCAAGCTGACTGCGAATACCGCGTAAAAGCTCTCCTTGAGGCCATGCCAAAACATGATTGTTTCTACATTCACCTAAAAGGTCCCGACGAACCAGGTCACGACGGCAACTACAAACTAAAAACCGAAATCATCTCAGCCATAGACAAATACTTCTTTGGTCCTCTTCTCAAACAGACAGCGCTAAAAGACACACTCATCTGTGTAACCTCTGACCACGCAACACCCTGCGAACTTAAAGTGCACAGTGACACCCCGGTTGCGGTGCTCATTGCTGGTGGTAAAGTGGTTGGTGAGGGCAGAGAGGTCAAGTTCTCTGAGAGGAACTGCGCTAAAGGCAGTCTCGGTACAATAGAGCGCGGGTTTATGTTGATGCCTAAACTTATGGAGGAACTTAAAAAATAG
- a CDS encoding M56 family metallopeptidase, with translation MTVEMSTPLPSFSYRITTQVPPSYYEKLFDFIYTQYLVPQKQRFTDITRESTTKGERLTYTVTDSQGNRFFYVEAKSGTPLELTITPLSSVPSHTAIEEAKQDILIAMQLFSQNARSASVFFAWREGEEIVPEAYTKPEKSFNRLFLETQILFFVVFIVFGMIIFVSISTAFPDAFWIAPLILITIQFGFVFFSNRFIARTADWHITKENPTIHFLEYYLPISETEGFTKTYPRETLVAIKKEIYEEIIAKKGQVDVESAQKIFLKHGVPCELENLKAKKVNVYDLVKGIAERFRFPMPEIVVSNTMVPNAAASGPSPKRGLVLITTGILAQLNEEELQGVLGHEFGHLKGRDPLILYGLVSSEFLFRFYVLFPLFPVIFSSFLFFAYFWAVMVVIFFIAKFFEARADLVSAMVVGNPQVLAGSLEKIGFQRLLYERTPSYRVQEWLGLDPHPPIYFRVDRLETLKPGVVRSPLIQSIKDVTKGFIATLKS, from the coding sequence TTGACAGTAGAAATGTCTACACCGCTACCGTCTTTTTCGTACAGGATAACAACTCAGGTTCCGCCTAGTTACTACGAAAAACTATTCGACTTCATATACACGCAGTATTTAGTTCCCCAAAAACAGCGGTTCACAGACATCACCCGTGAATCCACAACCAAAGGCGAAAGACTAACCTACACGGTAACTGATTCACAGGGCAACCGCTTCTTCTACGTGGAAGCAAAAAGCGGTACGCCCCTCGAATTAACCATCACGCCTCTAAGTTCAGTTCCCTCTCATACCGCCATCGAAGAGGCTAAGCAGGATATTCTTATCGCTATGCAGCTTTTTTCGCAGAACGCGCGTAGTGCATCGGTGTTTTTTGCTTGGCGGGAAGGTGAAGAAATCGTTCCAGAAGCCTACACTAAACCAGAAAAATCTTTTAACAGGCTTTTTTTGGAGACGCAGATTCTGTTTTTTGTTGTGTTCATCGTCTTTGGCATGATTATCTTTGTATCCATATCGACAGCGTTTCCAGACGCCTTCTGGATTGCCCCACTCATTTTAATCACCATCCAATTCGGCTTTGTATTTTTTTCTAATCGTTTTATCGCCCGAACTGCTGATTGGCACATAACCAAAGAAAACCCAACAATACATTTTTTGGAGTATTATTTGCCGATTTCAGAAACTGAGGGCTTCACAAAAACCTACCCCCGCGAAACACTGGTTGCGATAAAAAAAGAAATCTATGAAGAAATCATCGCCAAAAAGGGCCAAGTGGACGTTGAATCTGCCCAGAAAATCTTCCTAAAACACGGCGTGCCCTGCGAGTTAGAGAACCTTAAAGCAAAAAAAGTCAACGTCTACGATTTAGTTAAAGGCATAGCTGAGCGTTTTCGCTTCCCAATGCCTGAAATTGTGGTTTCCAACACTATGGTTCCCAACGCTGCAGCTTCAGGACCCAGCCCCAAACGCGGTTTAGTCTTAATCACCACAGGCATTTTGGCTCAACTAAATGAAGAAGAGTTGCAGGGTGTGCTGGGTCACGAATTTGGGCACCTCAAAGGACGCGATCCATTGATTCTGTACGGGTTAGTATCAAGCGAATTTCTATTCCGCTTCTATGTACTGTTTCCCCTGTTCCCAGTGATTTTCTCGTCTTTTCTGTTTTTCGCTTACTTCTGGGCTGTGATGGTTGTGATTTTCTTCATAGCCAAATTCTTTGAAGCACGCGCAGATTTGGTGTCCGCTATGGTTGTGGGGAACCCGCAAGTGCTGGCGGGGTCGCTGGAGAAAATTGGTTTCCAAAGGCTCCTCTACGAGCGAACCCCCTCTTATCGTGTTCAAGAATGGCTGGGACTCGACCCTCACCCACCTATATATTTCAGAGTGGACCGCCTTGAAACCCTAAAACCTGGGGTGGTGCGGAGTCCGTTGATTCAATCTATAAAAGATGTAACGAAGGGTTTTATTGCAACTCTCAAAAGTTAG
- a CDS encoding PIN domain-containing protein produces MNKPAVYDTRFFTQLYRSKNEEMRKKIINERTRKEKYVSTIALHELYKTSLSTEGREIAKIKLTYVKQEFKIVPVDEEIAQVSAEFRQKYDLSMGDSMIAATAFVLNAICISDDAHFKLIKEIKTTWL; encoded by the coding sequence ATGAATAAACCTGCAGTGTATGATACCAGATTTTTCACCCAACTTTATAGATCCAAAAACGAAGAAATGCGTAAAAAAATAATCAACGAGCGGACAAGAAAAGAAAAATACGTTTCAACAATTGCCCTCCACGAATTATACAAAACTTCTCTATCTACAGAGGGACGGGAAATAGCAAAAATAAAACTAACATACGTTAAGCAAGAATTCAAAATCGTCCCTGTAGACGAAGAAATAGCGCAAGTATCAGCTGAATTTAGACAGAAATACGACCTCTCCATGGGAGATAGCATGATAGCAGCCACAGCATTTGTGCTTAACGCAATCTGCATCTCAGACGACGCGCACTTCAAACTAATAAAAGAAATAAAAACAACTTGGCTGTAG
- a CDS encoding response regulator, with translation MATPKKTILVVDDDKSILRTFTRILQKSGYEIDTAETGKEAIEKTDNHHYDLALVDIRLPDMDGTDLLAKLKKPLQNTVKIMITGFPSLETGVKALDEGADAYLVKPVKPQELLVLLEEKLKNRETAEVSH, from the coding sequence TTGGCGACCCCCAAAAAAACCATACTAGTTGTAGACGACGACAAATCTATACTTAGAACTTTCACCCGTATTCTACAGAAAAGCGGCTACGAAATCGACACTGCAGAAACAGGAAAAGAAGCCATAGAAAAAACCGACAACCACCACTACGACCTAGCACTTGTAGACATCAGACTGCCAGACATGGATGGCACGGATTTGCTTGCAAAACTAAAAAAGCCCCTTCAAAACACAGTTAAAATCATGATCACTGGGTTTCCTTCACTGGAAACAGGCGTTAAAGCGCTCGACGAAGGCGCAGACGCATATTTGGTTAAGCCAGTGAAACCCCAAGAGTTGCTGGTTCTTCTCGAAGAGAAACTGAAGAATCGGGAAACCGCAGAAGTCAGCCACTAA
- a CDS encoding YdeI/OmpD-associated family protein: MEKPFTSQTGRGWRDWLEKNYGQEKEIWLVFPKKASGQPRIPYNDAVEEALCFGWIDSTAKRIDDAKYAQRFTPRNLKTPYSEANKQRLRKLVKEGKVLPVIEASIRDLLAEEFAMPEDILEAIKSNREAWNNFQKYSLEYKRIRVGYIEDARNRPDEFKKRLNNFIKKTANNKQFGFGGIEKHY; this comes from the coding sequence TTGGAAAAACCGTTTACTTCCCAGACAGGCAGGGGATGGCGCGATTGGCTAGAAAAAAATTACGGTCAGGAAAAGGAAATTTGGCTGGTTTTCCCCAAAAAAGCAAGCGGCCAACCCCGCATACCCTACAACGACGCCGTAGAGGAAGCACTATGCTTTGGCTGGATTGACAGCACAGCCAAACGAATCGACGACGCCAAGTATGCCCAGCGGTTTACTCCCCGAAACCTCAAAACGCCCTATTCAGAAGCAAACAAGCAGCGACTACGTAAACTCGTAAAAGAAGGCAAAGTGCTTCCCGTAATAGAAGCCTCAATCAGAGACCTCCTTGCCGAAGAGTTTGCTATGCCAGAGGATATTTTAGAAGCCATCAAAAGCAACAGGGAAGCGTGGAACAACTTCCAAAAGTACTCCCTCGAATACAAACGAATCCGAGTCGGCTACATCGAAGACGCAAGAAACCGGCCAGACGAGTTCAAGAAGCGACTAAACAATTTTATCAAAAAGACTGCTAATAACAAACAATTCGGCTTCGGCGGCATCGAAAAACACTATTAA
- a CDS encoding AbrB/MazE/SpoVT family DNA-binding domain-containing protein gives MENEVTVTEKGQTTIPISLRKKYKIEKGTRLQIIETEEGILFKPKKTIWDMIGAFSDTKTADEIDKQLYKLRHENE, from the coding sequence TTGGAAAACGAAGTAACCGTCACAGAGAAAGGTCAAACCACCATCCCAATTAGCCTCAGAAAAAAATACAAAATAGAAAAAGGCACACGACTACAAATTATTGAAACCGAAGAGGGTATTTTGTTCAAACCCAAAAAAACCATCTGGGACATGATCGGTGCATTTTCTGACACTAAAACCGCTGACGAAATAGATAAACAACTATATAAACTAAGGCATGAAAATGAATAA
- a CDS encoding HAD-IC family P-type ATPase: MSEIKWYQQETEKVFQLLETSSQGLTDAEAKARIQKYGYNEITLKKRSTVMRFLDQFRSPLVLILIVAASVTGALSILHIEDLWVDTGVILGVVIINVILGFYQEGKAEGALDALKKMSVPKCTVIRDKVQKVIPTRELVPGDVVVLNSGDKVPADLRLFFAKDAYADEASLTGESTPVIKNTQPLASPDLTPGDQQCIAFSGTFITRGSALGVVVKTAEKTEFGKIATLVKETQSHKTPLQKQIDAFTKTLIIAIFFLGIVNTIIGISIGQSLIYLFMATVALIVAGIPEMLPMIVTGVLSLAATQMSRRNALIRRLTATETLGCTTVICSDKTGTLTKNEMTVSRVFAGDANYLVTGVGYAPQGQFLKEDNTSLTPDDYSFELIETLKAGKMCNNASLTTEGDQHRIIGDPTEGALLVSAIKAGISEQGHRLDEIPFDSAYMYMATLQQDVDKNVIYIKGSPEKIIELCEFQSIGGKNVPIDKKRIIHEAESMAHEAMRVLGMAFKIVPKTKTTLTKQDLKGMVFLGLQGMIDPPRPEVTEAIAKCKKAGIRVVMITGDHIRTAVAIARKLKIIDEKEDNAISGEQLANLSDTQLYEVVGNHNVYARVAPEHKLRIAQQLQKRGEIVAMTGDGVNDAPALKAADIGIAMGITGTEVSKEAASVVLTDDNFASIVSAVEEGRHAWKNLQKAILYTLPTNFGQMLLIIGSIILAQYVALFALRLPLEPIQILWINLADSVFLTMPLLFEPKEKGLLNEPPRNPKEKIANKLFFIRVIQVSVVMALSGFIIFWVYGHSALANDAIVLAQAQSAAFLAVQFVHLGYVATARSVYDSAFTLNPFSNKWLLVGVGATVITGLLIVYVPAGQLIFKTANIPLEWWPSILLALLPGFGLVELEKLLRKIGKKRKTKT, encoded by the coding sequence ATGTCAGAAATTAAGTGGTATCAACAAGAAACCGAGAAAGTTTTTCAGCTTTTGGAAACAAGCAGCCAAGGGCTTACCGATGCAGAAGCGAAAGCTAGGATTCAGAAATACGGTTACAACGAGATCACTCTGAAAAAGAGAAGCACAGTGATGCGTTTTCTAGATCAATTCCGTAGTCCCTTGGTTTTGATACTTATTGTGGCTGCATCAGTCACTGGAGCCTTGTCGATACTACATATTGAAGATTTATGGGTAGACACAGGCGTAATTCTTGGAGTCGTAATCATAAACGTTATCTTGGGCTTCTATCAAGAGGGCAAAGCTGAAGGCGCCCTTGATGCCCTCAAAAAAATGTCTGTGCCGAAATGTACTGTAATTCGTGACAAAGTCCAAAAGGTTATCCCAACTCGTGAACTTGTACCCGGAGATGTTGTTGTTCTCAACAGCGGCGACAAAGTACCCGCTGACCTTCGTTTATTCTTTGCAAAGGATGCTTACGCCGATGAAGCATCACTTACTGGGGAGTCAACTCCAGTTATCAAAAACACCCAACCACTTGCTTCCCCCGACTTAACACCCGGAGACCAGCAGTGTATTGCATTCAGCGGAACTTTCATTACGCGCGGTTCAGCTTTGGGTGTTGTAGTAAAGACAGCCGAGAAGACAGAATTTGGAAAGATCGCTACTCTAGTGAAAGAAACTCAATCTCATAAAACACCCCTGCAAAAGCAGATTGACGCTTTCACTAAGACGCTTATAATTGCAATTTTCTTCTTGGGTATAGTGAATACCATAATTGGTATTTCAATTGGTCAAAGCCTGATTTACCTCTTCATGGCTACAGTGGCGCTTATCGTGGCCGGCATACCTGAAATGCTTCCGATGATTGTAACTGGTGTTCTTTCTTTAGCTGCCACTCAGATGTCGCGGAGAAACGCGTTGATACGAAGATTAACTGCTACGGAGACTTTAGGTTGCACCACTGTGATCTGTTCAGATAAGACAGGCACCCTCACCAAGAACGAAATGACTGTTTCAAGAGTATTCGCCGGGGATGCCAATTACTTAGTGACAGGTGTGGGGTATGCGCCTCAAGGACAATTTCTCAAAGAAGATAACACATCTCTCACCCCCGATGACTACAGTTTTGAACTAATCGAAACCCTTAAAGCTGGAAAAATGTGCAACAACGCCTCACTAACAACAGAGGGCGACCAACACCGCATCATCGGCGACCCAACAGAAGGCGCATTACTGGTTTCAGCTATTAAAGCAGGAATATCAGAACAAGGTCATCGGTTGGATGAAATCCCCTTTGATTCTGCATACATGTACATGGCCACCCTACAGCAAGATGTGGACAAAAACGTCATTTACATCAAAGGCTCCCCTGAAAAAATTATTGAACTTTGCGAATTCCAGTCAATTGGCGGCAAAAATGTTCCAATAGATAAAAAGAGAATCATACATGAAGCAGAATCTATGGCGCACGAAGCAATGCGTGTTCTCGGCATGGCTTTCAAGATAGTGCCAAAAACTAAAACCACCCTAACAAAACAAGACCTGAAAGGCATGGTTTTTCTAGGTTTACAGGGCATGATAGACCCACCGCGGCCAGAAGTAACTGAGGCAATAGCGAAATGCAAGAAAGCGGGCATACGGGTCGTAATGATAACAGGCGACCACATTCGTACCGCTGTAGCTATTGCTCGAAAACTCAAAATAATCGATGAAAAAGAAGACAACGCGATTAGCGGCGAACAACTAGCCAACCTAAGCGACACCCAACTTTACGAAGTTGTAGGAAATCACAATGTCTACGCCAGAGTTGCGCCAGAACACAAACTAAGGATTGCCCAGCAACTCCAAAAGAGGGGTGAAATTGTAGCCATGACCGGTGATGGAGTGAACGACGCCCCCGCTCTTAAAGCCGCTGATATCGGTATAGCTATGGGAATAACCGGGACTGAAGTCAGCAAGGAAGCCGCCAGTGTAGTCTTAACTGACGACAACTTTGCAAGTATCGTTTCAGCCGTTGAAGAGGGACGACACGCTTGGAAGAACCTCCAAAAAGCCATTCTATACACCCTCCCAACCAACTTTGGACAAATGCTGTTGATAATCGGCTCAATAATACTGGCGCAATACGTAGCACTCTTTGCTTTGCGACTTCCCTTAGAACCGATTCAGATTCTCTGGATTAACCTCGCTGACTCCGTCTTCTTAACTATGCCGCTACTGTTTGAACCCAAAGAAAAAGGTTTACTGAATGAACCTCCTCGCAACCCCAAAGAGAAAATAGCCAACAAACTATTCTTCATACGGGTAATTCAGGTATCCGTGGTCATGGCGTTATCAGGTTTCATCATCTTTTGGGTTTACGGTCATTCAGCTTTGGCCAACGATGCCATAGTTTTAGCGCAAGCCCAATCCGCAGCGTTCCTAGCTGTACAATTTGTACACTTAGGTTACGTAGCAACTGCCCGTTCAGTCTACGATTCTGCCTTTACTCTCAATCCGTTCTCTAACAAGTGGCTACTAGTTGGGGTGGGCGCAACAGTAATTACTGGACTGCTCATAGTGTACGTACCTGCAGGGCAATTAATCTTCAAAACGGCAAACATACCCCTTGAATGGTGGCCATCGATACTCCTTGCATTACTTCCAGGCTTTGGCTTAGTAGAATTGGAGAAACTCTTAAGAAAAATAGGAAAAAAACGTAAAACAAAAACTTAA
- a CDS encoding nucleotide exchange factor GrpE, whose amino-acid sequence MTEDKAKEVKEPAQTVDFEKLLESEKKRSEDYLTRLKYLQADFENVKKRFDRETEQIRCYSNERIINQLLDVVDELELAVKVAKCADNSQKTLVEGVEMTLKKLKKVLEQEGVCPIECTVGTVFDPSNHNAIAAEECDDAKECTILEEIRKGYKMKDKVLRPSIVRVAKPKSK is encoded by the coding sequence TTGACTGAAGACAAAGCTAAGGAAGTCAAGGAACCAGCCCAAACTGTTGACTTTGAAAAACTGCTTGAATCAGAAAAGAAACGCTCCGAAGACTACCTAACTCGCCTAAAGTACCTGCAAGCTGACTTTGAAAACGTCAAAAAACGCTTCGACAGAGAAACCGAACAAATCAGATGCTACAGTAACGAACGCATAATCAACCAGCTACTTGACGTGGTTGACGAGTTAGAGTTGGCGGTTAAAGTTGCAAAGTGTGCTGATAACTCGCAGAAAACTCTCGTTGAAGGGGTAGAAATGACGTTAAAGAAGCTCAAAAAAGTCCTTGAGCAAGAAGGGGTCTGCCCAATCGAGTGCACAGTGGGCACTGTTTTTGACCCATCAAACCATAACGCCATCGCCGCAGAAGAATGCGACGACGCTAAAGAGTGCACGATATTAGAGGAAATCCGGAAGGGCTACAAGATGAAGGATAAGGTGCTGCGTCCCAGCATCGTTAGAGTAGCCAAACCAAAATCAAAGTAA